GGGACAATGACCTGAAGAAACTATCATGTACAacataacaaataaatggaaagttatgtgtgtgtggtggaaGGAAGCTAAGGCAGCCCCAGCTTAAGGACAAACATGGCGGCGCGTCatcgcgcgcacacacacacacacaccggctTTTCGAGAGAGAAGTGAAAGGCTATCAAACTCAACGGCAACTCTGCTCAACGCGCCAAAATTCTCGAGTCCAACGCTCGAATTCGACTCTGACCAAATAGTTGTCACATAATTTCCCAAATATCTAATGATTACGATCCCTTTTTCTTAAAGAGTAAATATTCCAACAACAGTCATGGCGACGGGATAGAGCGTGGGGCTCAAGCCGGCCCCAGACACACGCACTCAACACactacacacatacacacacacacacacacaaatggcGGCAAGCACGCGGCGCGTGGGTTCTCGAGTTGATCCTTAATTTAGCCATAACGAAACCCCTCTTTTCCAACAAATTTCCTCGTTACAGACTTATTCAGAGCCGACATGAAGACAATGtagtaaataacaaaaagatgGAACTTACTTCTGCTGGCCGTTTTGTGCCTTTGACTGCATCTTTCTTGGCGTCGGCGGCGATGACTTCGTCGGCTTCAACTTCCTTCGTTGCTTCCTTGGAACTCATTTTGTTTGGaggtgtgttgttgttggttggttgAGCGTGAATATTTAAGTGAGACGAAATCGAGTGGATTTTGCTCGACCGGttcgaaaaattattttaaaaaagactaaGAGAAGATGGAGAGTGCCTTAAAAAAGGAAGTTTGGCGCGTTCGCAAGAGTCTCTGCTTTCGAGGTGTTATAGACGGGACGGTGTAGAGCACACTGGTGGGGCCCCAAGTCTTTGGTGACTTGCATCGCCTTGTATCGGCCTCTAGCGGGGGGGTTGTCCTTAGCCTCGGGTTTTCGGTGGCAAAGCGCGTCCCTTTTGCATTTCGTGGCGTCTAGATCGAATCACAAGACCCCTGTTGTATACCAGCGCTCCAGCTGGATAAACTCCGCCCATTCCACTCTTTTCATTATggggagagaggggggtagAGGGGGTGGTAGGGTGGGGTTGGAAAAAGGTACCTTAAAAAACTCGGCTCTCCAAAGAGAACATATAGCCGTGTCGATATATTATATGCGCTGGGCTAGCCACGCTGCTACCCAGATGGCTCTGCTTGGAGAGTCCATTTTTCCCCTTCCTTCTCTCCATTCCTAGGTCTTCCAAGGTATTACCACCagtattaaaatatatatatatatctctcgCATGTATGCATATATACACTACTATACTATACCGGTATACTCAATGAGTGAAGCGTGGGGTGGTCAAAAAAGAACCAAGTCGAATATCCCCTCAAGCATAGCGAGAAAAAGCCGGTTCTGTGTAGCGTGGTCTCACTCTCGTACTTGGGATTTTCAACTCGGAAACTTTCCCACTGAAATTTttcgaattaaaaataaaactcttgTTTTCGAATCGGTTAGCCGAAAGATAAATGAGAAACTCGCCGAAGCAGATTAGTAACTAGCACGTCACTAGACGTCGGTTGCACCACCAGCGTGATTTTTTAACCCCTCTACCGGCCATATTTTTACTGGTTTATATATCATGGGTAGTAGTTGTCTAGGCGGCGGATTGAGAATCCGCGCGAaccagaaaacaaagaaacgcTCATCTCACGTCTCTCCCTCATCTCCCGAAAATACCGGGTAGTTGACGTTCTTCCAACTAAAAGATAATAGCCTTATCTTCTCTTTATCCCCTACAGACGCTCAAAGCGTGGTCTACAACTAGATTGTTTGCATCAAACAGATAAATGGAAAAACTCTTATAATTCGTAACCGACTTGTTTATAACACActtgtcatttcttttttttcgaaattatttACTCTTCAACGACATTTTTCAAGTATTCTCGTACACTAAGAATGACCGGAAACTCGTTCACACGCATTTTAACAGACGCCATTGAATGCTTCactctttttctattcttgtTCTCTCGCCATCTACAATCTTCGTTTTCTCTTCGACATGTACACCGCGAACGCGTCAACCAATGACGAAGAGTTTTCCTTATCGCTTTTTAGACGATCGAAGCGTTCAGTCTAACCGTCCGATTGTGGTGTCGAGTTGGAATCATCACTCACAGATGGCGTGATGGGCTTCACACTACTTTTCAAGAGCTAATTAGGATAAAAACTAAGGCAACTCTTAACTACTAAGAGCAAAGCTAGATTTAACTAAAGCTAGCAGATTTCTCACATGAATACTTGGAATCAATTGGTTGATTTTTCACCtagcaaatatttgaaatcaataaataccCAAATGTCTCGCATGGAGCCATTTCCCTACATTATCATAGGGATTAAGGAAAGTAATGAAGACTAATAACAGACTATAGGCGCCAAAGATGTTGTATTGGCCAGCACAAGGTGATGACAAACAGTCTAGAACTGAATCATCTGTCCCTTCCTCTTCTTGTCACCTCCAAGTTCAAAGTGCTTGCAACGCTTGAGGGGGATCTGCTTGCGGACTTTGCATTCTGAGCACTCCATCCTCAGGACAATCTTTTTAGTGGTCTTGGCCTGCGTAATTCAACAATGAGAAGCATTAGTACACAATTCAAGTGAACCAATCTTTAAGTCTTCATACCTTCTTCCTGAAAATAGGTTTGGTTTGACCACCATaacccttttgttttctgtcgtAACGACGACGACCCTGGGCAGCACTACGCTCCTTGGATTTCTTGTACTGCGTCACTTTGTGGACCTTGTGGGTCTTGCATTTTTTGCAGTAGGTGCGACGACTCTTTGGTACGTTCACCTAAAACGAGATCAACAAGTCATGAGCCGGTGTTTTCGACAACAAATTATGACAGTTTAAATGCACAACATACTTAACAACCACATACTTACAACTACAAAGAGAAATTTACACCTTAAACTTTTAAGTAATGCTAGTATTAACAGTCAAAATAACATGTCTAGTCAAGGTATCCATATGACAGACAGAGTGACAAAACAGATTTTATACCAGTCAAACGAAAAGTCTACCAATTGACACAGAATGCTAATAAACATCATCGAATTCTACTGCAAAAAGAGATGCTATATAAACATATAAGATGGTTAAATATCAAAGGATGTTGCGAGATATTAAATCGACGAGACTATACCATTTTCGGACGAACAGGCGAACGAAGTGGAAATGAGACAGAATTCTCTCCTCCGGATTGCAAGTGAACAACAGAGTTGCCTTGTTCCTCAAATAATTCGACCGCTGCGCCTGAAGGGGATGGATTCtgtgtcgtctgctagaagaaaaacaaaacaatcaaacgCGACATTTATCCCATGGATGTGATTTAATAATTCGTATATTCCACGTCGTTCTAATCAAGGAAGAAATACTAAGGGATGGAAAATAAAGGACTACCTTTTTTCGGTCCTACTGTCGAGTTCTCTTCGGttcgtttgtatttttcattttcgtttaaattGGATGATGGCAGTAACACATTTTAATGTTTGACAGGTTCCGCCCATCGAAACTAAAAGAATTTTGAGCTATTTCAACCAGTTTGTTTCCAATTCAGTTCAGTTACTAAACAAATTTGCAATTATATGTGATACCAAATTGCTGGATCTCAACTTTCGACTACAAGATGTTGAAGCCACATTAGCCATTCTCGAAGCAAAGGTAAATTCCTTcatttaaacatttcaattccACCAGCTCTTCTTTAAAGATGCATAAATAGGGAAAATTGgtatgaaattaaattttcatgagaaacaaatttagattaaGCAAGACCATACCTACTCAGTTATTTAACAATACATGTCGAGCCAACTCACTCAAGTGTATCACTTTGGGGTATGTTTATCATTTATAGACAATGAATggctgattcttttttcttttgaaaacagTTGGCTTCAGTTCCTGCACTGGAAACTACTTCAATACCGGCCATCCCACCTACAGTGCCTGCCACCAGCTCAGAATCTGTACCAGTGGCTGCAAGCGTTCAGATCCTTCCATCCGCCGTTCCACCAGTCTTTCCTGAAGATGTTTCTAGCGTCCACCAGACGGCGGTGGCGCCTCCGAATCCCGAAATCCTTCGGTTCGTCAAAATGCTTGCCTTTGGGGTTCCGTTAATGGCCGTCGAGCAGAAAATGCGAGCAGAAGGTTACGATCCATCGCTGCTCAACAGCGGCAAAGTTGACGTCACCAAGGCCCCACCAGCACCGCGATCAACCCATTCGAgctccgacgacgacgaagaatcAAACAGCGACGACTATtaacacaaataacaattaatcATTTTCCCCGAGACTTATGAAATTTCAGTCTTATCGTGCCTGTATACTTGATGCATGGAGAAAGGATTCCGATCATACATAGACATAATCAATTCTCGATCGACGGTTGTAACCGGAGAGCCTTGATGAGAGAGTCCGAACGCGTGATGATTTATATGTTTGGCCCCACGTATAGACAATataccacaacaacaacaacaacactctTGAATAATGCAtgtcaagaaaaagagtcaCGGGCCCAGCACTCAGGCCGATTGCCAAGACTCGTACGTCCTTGAGAAAAGCTTCCAGTTGTGCGTTAGACGGGAGAGATGATCTCTCCGGACAGCCCACACGAGGATCCCGACAGCCAACCCCACCACTCGGCAGATCCAGCAGTTTCGACGTATCAAAGCCCCCCCCGCATATTGATTTGACAATGACACAAACAGGCCTCTAATATCGTGTTAGTGCTGCAAATCGTCGGTtgggttggtttttttaaatttttattttttttttcatcctctCCCAGTCGAgtcaataaaatgaaatgcaacTAAAAAGGGGTGGTGTATTTTTAGATAACACGGACCCGGCgagtttaattttaaaacaagctCGTCGCCCAGCTGTACACCTCGGAACtctggagaaaaagaaaagaagaaacttggaGCTCTTTTCTCCTAGAGTCAAACATTTTCCACGAaacctatacacacacacaacactctTGGATATCGTAACATAACATTCAAATGTAAACATTGGTCTCTTATATGTATAGGTCCGAGtggcaagaagagaaaaactttgGCCCATTTGGAAAATAACAAGAACCCCATTTCTTCTAGCTCGCAGAGTGTGTGGTGTGGGGGCATCCGGCGGGCAACAGTAGCAGCCCATTGGACCCGattttgagtttcttttcttttataaacgGAGACCGTCGACGACTAGCGTCCGTGGCAGGAGCGAAATGTGGAGCACGGCCGTGCTAAACTTAGAGCCTCTTTTTACCTAGCGACTGACTCACGACTCTATTTGTGTCGGTGATGCGGGCGCGGTGGGTGTCGATCGTCCCGACAACTTcaagacaaacacacacacacacacttactTACTTGTACACACGATATATACTGGCTTGATATGTTTCAGCTGGGCTACAAGCGTGTGATTCATTTGAAGCCCAGGGATTGCTGGGAGAACTATTCGATGAGTCTTAACGGACAACATTTGAACGTTGATACGCACGCACGGCGTCAGCGATGAGCCACAccgcaattttgtttttgcttttcttttgtccTTGGTGGCTCAAAGATGTGTAATCGATCCTGGAATGGACCGCGTCTATTTTCGGTTgggaaaaatacaaacgagaagaagaatgaagatTCCTGATGATCTTTTTGTGCGCGCGGGGGTTTTAGATGGTTTTAAAAGCGATTCAGGAGCGATATCTTTGATGCTCAACACCTACTTGGGAGCAGTCGAAAGGAGGAGCCCTGCAGGAATTGAAAAGGATCTATGGGATCCAACCTTCTATCTCATATTGAGGTCTAACAAATTCTTCAAAGGAGGCCACACCAAAAATTCAAAGGCCAAGAATATCAGACAGCTCATTAGCTAAATGGCGGCTGACCCTTTTGCGGCGGTGTCCCGAGTGTGTGGCACTTTCCAGCTGGCACGGCCGGGAAATGGCTTTTTGCGTGACCCCGTCCCTTGGCTGGCTGTTGGCGTGCCATCTCATTTCCATAGTGGTTCCACAAAGGAGCTGATCATCTAGCAGGACGGGGGGGTTTCGTCAtcgcgggagagagagaaatgcttCTCGTTCCAGGCGCAACTTTCTCAAGTCACACCCACAATTTGTGCGTCTGGAATCCTTCCGCCGGTATAGTAGCAGCGTCTAGCCGGCCCTATATTTGGGCATTGGTCGAAAAGGATATTTTTtcggaagattttttttttgaagaacgGCTAGGAGCTGCAGAGAATCCGGGCAATATCACGGGTAAACGGTTTCCCCTATATCCCCCCTCACTCCAACCGATATAACTCCCGCAAACGCACGCGCTCTCTTTGACGATGACATTTGTCCGTCCCCGGGGTGACAGATTTCGTCTCGATCGATCACGTCACAAGACCCGCGAGGGACATTCGCCCGCTGGCACTTCTCCTATCGCAAATGGATAACAATTTTCTAAtagggaaaacattttgaagcGCCTATATAAGAACGCTCGCGCTCTGATGCCGTTTTCTCATCTTCAAAAGTCCCGCGCGACTATTTtcgacagaagaagaagtactacacaagaaaataaaataaaatgtcggcTGTCACCGTGCCCTCGTCCGTCGAGGTCACATTC
This region of Daphnia pulex isolate KAP4 chromosome 9, ASM2113471v1 genomic DNA includes:
- the LOC124202071 gene encoding 60S ribosomal protein L44 is translated as MVNVPKSRRTYCKKCKTHKVHKVTQYKKSKERSAAQGRRRYDRKQKGYGGQTKPIFRKKAKTTKKIVLRMECSECKVRKQIPLKRCKHFELGGDKKRKGQMIQF
- the LOC124202062 gene encoding WASH complex subunit 3-like, translating into MENKGLPFFGPTVEFSSVPPIETKRILSYFNQFVSNSVQLLNKFAIICDTKLLDLNFRLQDVEATLAILEAKLASVPALETTSIPAIPPTVPATSSESVPVAASVQILPSAVPPVFPEDVSSVHQTAVAPPNPEILRFVKMLAFGVPLMAVEQKMRAEGYDPSLLNSGKVDVTKAPPAPRSTHSSSDDDEESNSDDY